A window from Musa acuminata AAA Group cultivar baxijiao chromosome BXJ3-10, Cavendish_Baxijiao_AAA, whole genome shotgun sequence encodes these proteins:
- the LOC135650373 gene encoding transcription factor LRL3-like isoform X3 produces the protein MQHGSREVRGGMAASASAQMALHDDHGSQQIQNPGLHDDFFDQMLSGLPSAWTDLGNPKSPWDASAAQKLFRIDLAGKQPDESQPEAAAEGLRYASYEEATMLASRLSQSQGSGGSSPTGEAMMLQLNNHHILPAVGRSQTAVGGGVGESGLLPLPLTLGSGGAADPRIIVETPRDEMDRPYKSPDHNGGEELYNGLGGSIRAAQAATGQHFHHPQSYGGAAASAGVGQGPAASASSGGGTPPQKQKVRARRGQATDPHSIAERLRRERIAERMKALQELVPNANKTDKASMLDEIIDYVKFLQLQVKVLSMSRLGGAAAVAPLVADISTEGPGGRAGANGAAAGNNDSLTVTEHRVAKMMEEDMGSAMQYLQGKGLCLMPISLASAISSAACRPSAGGLVPAPPPATTSAAAAAESPSSPSASALTVQSAAADTTAPKR, from the exons ATGCAGCACGGCAGCAGAGAAGTGCGAGGAGGTATGGCAGCCTCCGCCTCCGCGCAGATGGCTCTCCACGACGACCACGGCTCGCAGCAGATCCAAAACCCCGGCTTGCACGATGACTTCTTCGATCAGATGCTGTCGGGCCTCCCCTCCGCTTGGACCGACCTCGGGAACCCCAAGTCCCCCTGGGACGCCTCCGCTGCGCAGAAGCTCTTCCGGATCGACCTCGCCGGGAAGCAGCCGGACGAGTCGCAGCCGGAGGCCGCCGCGGAGGGGCTGCGCTACGCTTCTTACGAGGAGGCGACGATGCTGGCGTCTCGGCTCTCGCAGAGCCAGGGTAGCGGCGGGAGCTCGCCGACGGGGGAGGCGATGATGCTCCAGCTTAACAACCACCACATCCTCCCGGCGGTGGGGCGGTCACAGACGGCCGTCGGGGGCGGTGTCGGAGAATCGGGCCTTCTTCCCCTGCCTCTGACTCTCGGCAGCGGCGGTGCGGCGGATCCTCGCATCATCGTGGAAACACCTCGAGACGAAATGGACCGTCCTTACAAATCCCCAGATCACAAC GGGGGCGAAGAGCTCTACAACGGGCTCGGGGGATCGATTCGCGCGGCTCAAGCGGCAACCGGGCAGCACTTCCATCATCCCCAG AGCTACGGCGGAGCAGCGGCGTCGGCTGGAGTTGGGCAGGGCCCGGCGGCATCGGCGTCGTCCGGCGGTGGCACACCGCCGCAGAAGCAGAAGGTGAGGGCGCGGAGAGGGCAAGCCACGGATCCCCACAGCATCGCCGAAAGA CTTCGCAGGGAGAGGATCGCAGAGAGGATGAAGGCACTGCAAGAATTGGTGCCCAACGCTAATAAG ACGGATAAGGCTTCGATGCTGGATGAGATCATCGACTACGTTAAATTTCTGCAGCTCCAAGTCAAA GTTCTGAGCATGAGCCGGTTAGGCGGAGCAGCGGCGGTCGCCCCTCTCGTGGCTGATATATCCACTGAG GGTCCGGGAGGACGTGCAGGAGCCAACGGCGCGGCGGCTGGTAACAACGACAGCCTGACGGTGACGGAGCACCGGGTGGCGAAGATGATGGAGGAGGACATGGGCTCGGCGATGCAGTACCTCCAGGGCAAGGGCCTCTGCCTCATGCCCATCTCCCTCGCCTCCGCCATCTCATCCGCCGCCTGCCGCCCATCCGCCGGTGGCCTGGTCCCGGCCCCACCTCCTGCCACCACCAGCGCCGCGGCCGCCGCCGAGTCCCCGTCGTCGCCCAGCGCGTCGGCGCTGACGGTGCAATCCGCCGCGGCCGACACGACCGCTCCGAAGCGGTGA
- the LOC135650373 gene encoding bHLH transcription factor RHL1-like isoform X1 — protein MQHGSREVRGGMAASASAQMALHDDHGSQQIQNPGLHDDFFDQMLSGLPSAWTDLGNPKSPWDASAAQKLFRIDLAGKQPDESQPEAAAEGLRYASYEEATMLASRLSQSQGSGGSSPTGEAMMLQLNNHHILPAVGRSQTAVGGGVGESGLLPLPLTLGSGGAADPRIIVETPRDEMDRPYKSPDHNGGEELYNGLGGSIRAAQAATGQHFHHPQQGASMSSQSYGGAAASAGVGQGPAASASSGGGTPPQKQKVRARRGQATDPHSIAERLRRERIAERMKALQELVPNANKTDKASMLDEIIDYVKFLQLQVKVLSMSRLGGAAAVAPLVADISTEGPGGRAGANGAAAGNNDSLTVTEHRVAKMMEEDMGSAMQYLQGKGLCLMPISLASAISSAACRPSAGGLVPAPPPATTSAAAAAESPSSPSASALTVQSAAADTTAPKR, from the exons ATGCAGCACGGCAGCAGAGAAGTGCGAGGAGGTATGGCAGCCTCCGCCTCCGCGCAGATGGCTCTCCACGACGACCACGGCTCGCAGCAGATCCAAAACCCCGGCTTGCACGATGACTTCTTCGATCAGATGCTGTCGGGCCTCCCCTCCGCTTGGACCGACCTCGGGAACCCCAAGTCCCCCTGGGACGCCTCCGCTGCGCAGAAGCTCTTCCGGATCGACCTCGCCGGGAAGCAGCCGGACGAGTCGCAGCCGGAGGCCGCCGCGGAGGGGCTGCGCTACGCTTCTTACGAGGAGGCGACGATGCTGGCGTCTCGGCTCTCGCAGAGCCAGGGTAGCGGCGGGAGCTCGCCGACGGGGGAGGCGATGATGCTCCAGCTTAACAACCACCACATCCTCCCGGCGGTGGGGCGGTCACAGACGGCCGTCGGGGGCGGTGTCGGAGAATCGGGCCTTCTTCCCCTGCCTCTGACTCTCGGCAGCGGCGGTGCGGCGGATCCTCGCATCATCGTGGAAACACCTCGAGACGAAATGGACCGTCCTTACAAATCCCCAGATCACAAC GGGGGCGAAGAGCTCTACAACGGGCTCGGGGGATCGATTCGCGCGGCTCAAGCGGCAACCGGGCAGCACTTCCATCATCCCCAG CAGGGCGCATCAATGTCATCGCAGAGCTACGGCGGAGCAGCGGCGTCGGCTGGAGTTGGGCAGGGCCCGGCGGCATCGGCGTCGTCCGGCGGTGGCACACCGCCGCAGAAGCAGAAGGTGAGGGCGCGGAGAGGGCAAGCCACGGATCCCCACAGCATCGCCGAAAGA CTTCGCAGGGAGAGGATCGCAGAGAGGATGAAGGCACTGCAAGAATTGGTGCCCAACGCTAATAAG ACGGATAAGGCTTCGATGCTGGATGAGATCATCGACTACGTTAAATTTCTGCAGCTCCAAGTCAAA GTTCTGAGCATGAGCCGGTTAGGCGGAGCAGCGGCGGTCGCCCCTCTCGTGGCTGATATATCCACTGAG GGTCCGGGAGGACGTGCAGGAGCCAACGGCGCGGCGGCTGGTAACAACGACAGCCTGACGGTGACGGAGCACCGGGTGGCGAAGATGATGGAGGAGGACATGGGCTCGGCGATGCAGTACCTCCAGGGCAAGGGCCTCTGCCTCATGCCCATCTCCCTCGCCTCCGCCATCTCATCCGCCGCCTGCCGCCCATCCGCCGGTGGCCTGGTCCCGGCCCCACCTCCTGCCACCACCAGCGCCGCGGCCGCCGCCGAGTCCCCGTCGTCGCCCAGCGCGTCGGCGCTGACGGTGCAATCCGCCGCGGCCGACACGACCGCTCCGAAGCGGTGA
- the LOC135650373 gene encoding bHLH transcription factor RHL1-like isoform X2 translates to MQHGSREVRGGMAASASAQMALHDDHGSQQIQNPGLHDDFFDQMLSGLPSAWTDLGNPKSPWDASAAQKLFRIDLAGKQPDESQPEAAAEGLRYASYEEATMLASRLSQSQGSGGSSPTGEAMMLQLNNHHILPAVGRSQTAVGGGVGESGLLPLPLTLGSGGAADPRIIVETPRDEMDRPYKSPDHNGGEELYNGLGGSIRAAQAATGQHFHHPQGASMSSQSYGGAAASAGVGQGPAASASSGGGTPPQKQKVRARRGQATDPHSIAERLRRERIAERMKALQELVPNANKTDKASMLDEIIDYVKFLQLQVKVLSMSRLGGAAAVAPLVADISTEGPGGRAGANGAAAGNNDSLTVTEHRVAKMMEEDMGSAMQYLQGKGLCLMPISLASAISSAACRPSAGGLVPAPPPATTSAAAAAESPSSPSASALTVQSAAADTTAPKR, encoded by the exons ATGCAGCACGGCAGCAGAGAAGTGCGAGGAGGTATGGCAGCCTCCGCCTCCGCGCAGATGGCTCTCCACGACGACCACGGCTCGCAGCAGATCCAAAACCCCGGCTTGCACGATGACTTCTTCGATCAGATGCTGTCGGGCCTCCCCTCCGCTTGGACCGACCTCGGGAACCCCAAGTCCCCCTGGGACGCCTCCGCTGCGCAGAAGCTCTTCCGGATCGACCTCGCCGGGAAGCAGCCGGACGAGTCGCAGCCGGAGGCCGCCGCGGAGGGGCTGCGCTACGCTTCTTACGAGGAGGCGACGATGCTGGCGTCTCGGCTCTCGCAGAGCCAGGGTAGCGGCGGGAGCTCGCCGACGGGGGAGGCGATGATGCTCCAGCTTAACAACCACCACATCCTCCCGGCGGTGGGGCGGTCACAGACGGCCGTCGGGGGCGGTGTCGGAGAATCGGGCCTTCTTCCCCTGCCTCTGACTCTCGGCAGCGGCGGTGCGGCGGATCCTCGCATCATCGTGGAAACACCTCGAGACGAAATGGACCGTCCTTACAAATCCCCAGATCACAAC GGGGGCGAAGAGCTCTACAACGGGCTCGGGGGATCGATTCGCGCGGCTCAAGCGGCAACCGGGCAGCACTTCCATCATCCCCAG GGCGCATCAATGTCATCGCAGAGCTACGGCGGAGCAGCGGCGTCGGCTGGAGTTGGGCAGGGCCCGGCGGCATCGGCGTCGTCCGGCGGTGGCACACCGCCGCAGAAGCAGAAGGTGAGGGCGCGGAGAGGGCAAGCCACGGATCCCCACAGCATCGCCGAAAGA CTTCGCAGGGAGAGGATCGCAGAGAGGATGAAGGCACTGCAAGAATTGGTGCCCAACGCTAATAAG ACGGATAAGGCTTCGATGCTGGATGAGATCATCGACTACGTTAAATTTCTGCAGCTCCAAGTCAAA GTTCTGAGCATGAGCCGGTTAGGCGGAGCAGCGGCGGTCGCCCCTCTCGTGGCTGATATATCCACTGAG GGTCCGGGAGGACGTGCAGGAGCCAACGGCGCGGCGGCTGGTAACAACGACAGCCTGACGGTGACGGAGCACCGGGTGGCGAAGATGATGGAGGAGGACATGGGCTCGGCGATGCAGTACCTCCAGGGCAAGGGCCTCTGCCTCATGCCCATCTCCCTCGCCTCCGCCATCTCATCCGCCGCCTGCCGCCCATCCGCCGGTGGCCTGGTCCCGGCCCCACCTCCTGCCACCACCAGCGCCGCGGCCGCCGCCGAGTCCCCGTCGTCGCCCAGCGCGTCGGCGCTGACGGTGCAATCCGCCGCGGCCGACACGACCGCTCCGAAGCGGTGA